A genomic region of Glycine max cultivar Williams 82 chromosome 15, Glycine_max_v4.0, whole genome shotgun sequence contains the following coding sequences:
- the LOC100305493 gene encoding cytidine/deoxycytidylate deaminase family protein — MEEVNVVQTKNGTVAVASAFAGHKEAIQQRDHKFLRIAVEEAYKGVDCEDGGPFGAIIVCNDEIVARCHNMVLRNTDPTAHAEVTVIRKACEKLNQIELSDCEIYASCEPCPMCFGAIHLSRVKRLVYGAKAEAAIAIGFDDFISDALRGTGFYQKAQLEIKRADGKAANIAEEVFERTKEKFRMY, encoded by the exons ATGGAGGAAGTTAATG TGGTTCAAACCAAGAATGGAACTGTTGCAGTAGCTTCTGCGTTTGCTGGACATAAGGAAG CTATACAGCAAAGGGACcacaaatttttaagaattgCTGTTGAAGAAGCCTATAAAGGGGTAGACTGTGAAGATGGGGGTCCCTTTGGTGCTATTATAGTATGTAATGATGAAATAGTTGCTCGATGTCACAACATGGTTCTGAGGAACACAGACCCTACTGCTCATGCAGAAGTCACTGTTATAAGAAAG GCTTGTGAAAAGTTAAACCAGATAGAACTTTCAGACTGTGAAATATATGCTTCTTGTGAACCTTGCCCTATGTGCTTTGGAGCAATTCACCTCTCACGAGTTAAG AGGTTGGTTTATGGAGCAAAGGCAGAGGCAGCAATTGCTATTGGATTCGATGACTTCATTTCAGATGCATTGCGAGGCACTGGATTCTACCAGAAAGCACAATTGGAGATTAAAAGGGCTGATGGCAAAGCGGCAAACATTGCTGAAGAAGTTTTTGAGAGAACCAAGGAAAAATTCCGAATGTATTAA